In the genome of Nycticebus coucang isolate mNycCou1 chromosome 12, mNycCou1.pri, whole genome shotgun sequence, one region contains:
- the LOC128562307 gene encoding NADH dehydrogenase [ubiquinone] 1 beta subcomplex subunit 1-like — translation MVNLLIIVRDHWVHILVPLVSVIGCYLVRKNDEKLTVFRNKSMIFKRELRPNEEVTWK, via the coding sequence ATGGTGAACTTACTTATAATTGTGCGTGACCACTGGGTTCATATACTTGTTCCCCTGGTATCTGTCATTGGATGTTATCTAGTCAGAAAGAATGATGAAAAGCTAACTGTCTTCCGGAACAAGAGTATGATATTTAAAAGGGAATTGAGACCCAATGAAGAAGTTACCTGGAAGTAA